From Candidatus Binatus sp., one genomic window encodes:
- a CDS encoding phosphoribosyltransferase family protein, with amino-acid sequence MSRLAKFDVVSIEDLETSDIERVLALADGFAAQLAHGDQITTAAGLIMATLFYEPSTRTRLSFESSMHRLGGAVISSADMRASSAAKGESLADTVRVVAGYADLIVLRHPHDGAARVAAEYAPCPVLNAGDGSGEHPTQTLCDLYILRKKKGHLKGLTVALCGDLKFGRTVHSLIYALARFGANIVAVPTSGMDIPDYVLERLAAERHYSLSTVTMDELKSLAGGLDALYLTPSAPHQMALFTGDGTLRQIPAAEPPAALDAFYVTRLQKERMSGKEADPAAYVRFDARALRTSRTQEAVVMHPLPRLGELAYELDADPRAVYFEQAAAGVPVRMALIALLMEKAASASVGPRPMAEAIRFKAEPPPRCANLNCVTRFEGAYLAPRFTLGRSMDTTVLALKCGFCERELKTEYVGHARSHRYYRFDENLQGYVRQWIEEGSLAVFDSVKQAEEAGYEPYRRGPQREIMNEKEVVGAIDSLADQVIADVHDMPAVSIVGVVSHGAMLALRLRDLIGLKTGVLPPCAALDAYKPADALHPIDGAENFSVEDRIIILVDDVINSGWTVQRAMATIWQRGRPAAVKLAVLIDRGHRAVPIRPNYVGKNIPTSRGERVQVRLAAAGTESKSRDRVMIYSIVEPLKEPEAAH; translated from the coding sequence GTGTCACGGCTGGCAAAATTTGACGTCGTCTCGATCGAGGATCTCGAAACCTCGGACATCGAACGCGTATTAGCGCTCGCCGACGGCTTTGCCGCCCAGCTCGCGCACGGCGATCAGATCACGACCGCTGCCGGACTGATCATGGCGACGCTGTTCTACGAACCCTCCACGCGCACGCGGCTCAGCTTCGAGTCGTCGATGCATCGGCTCGGCGGCGCCGTGATCAGCTCGGCTGATATGCGCGCGAGCTCCGCCGCCAAGGGTGAGAGTCTGGCCGATACCGTGCGCGTCGTCGCCGGCTATGCTGACCTGATCGTGCTGCGCCATCCGCATGACGGCGCGGCGCGCGTGGCCGCGGAGTATGCGCCATGCCCGGTGCTGAACGCAGGCGACGGCAGCGGCGAGCATCCCACGCAGACGCTTTGCGATCTCTACATTCTGCGCAAAAAGAAGGGCCATCTGAAGGGACTCACCGTCGCGCTATGCGGCGACTTGAAGTTTGGCCGCACGGTGCATTCGCTGATCTACGCGCTCGCGCGTTTCGGCGCCAACATCGTCGCCGTGCCGACCAGCGGAATGGACATTCCGGACTACGTCCTCGAACGGCTGGCCGCCGAGCGCCACTACAGCTTGTCAACCGTCACGATGGATGAACTCAAGTCGTTGGCGGGCGGCCTCGACGCTCTTTATCTGACCCCCAGCGCGCCGCATCAGATGGCGCTCTTTACCGGCGACGGGACGCTTCGACAAATCCCGGCGGCCGAGCCTCCGGCCGCTCTCGATGCATTCTACGTCACGCGCTTGCAGAAGGAGCGCATGTCGGGGAAGGAGGCCGATCCCGCGGCGTATGTCCGCTTCGACGCGCGCGCTCTTCGCACCAGCCGCACGCAGGAAGCCGTCGTGATGCATCCGCTGCCGCGCCTGGGCGAGCTGGCGTACGAGCTCGATGCCGATCCGCGTGCGGTTTACTTCGAGCAGGCTGCTGCCGGCGTACCGGTGCGAATGGCGTTGATCGCATTGCTCATGGAGAAAGCCGCCAGCGCATCCGTCGGTCCGCGGCCGATGGCCGAGGCGATTCGCTTCAAGGCCGAGCCGCCGCCGCGATGCGCCAATCTCAACTGCGTCACCCGCTTCGAGGGCGCCTACCTGGCTCCGCGATTCACGCTCGGGCGCAGCATGGATACCACCGTACTCGCGTTGAAGTGCGGCTTCTGCGAACGCGAACTGAAGACTGAATACGTTGGTCATGCGCGATCCCATCGCTACTATCGCTTCGACGAAAACCTGCAAGGCTATGTCCGCCAATGGATCGAAGAAGGCTCGCTGGCCGTATTCGACAGCGTGAAGCAGGCCGAAGAGGCCGGCTACGAGCCCTACCGGCGCGGTCCGCAGCGCGAAATTATGAATGAAAAGGAAGTCGTTGGCGCGATCGATTCGCTCGCCGACCAGGTGATTGCCGATGTCCACGATATGCCGGCAGTGTCGATTGTGGGCGTCGTCAGTCATGGCGCGATGCTCGCGCTGCGGCTGCGCGACCTGATCGGACTGAAGACCGGCGTTCTTCCTCCGTGCGCGGCGCTCGATGCGTACAAACCGGCTGACGCGTTGCATCCGATCGACGGCGCCGAGAATTTCAGCGTCGAAGACCGCATAATAATCCTTGTCGATGACGTGATTAACAGCGGCTGGACCGTGCAACGCGCGATGGCGACGATCTGGCAGCGCGGGCGTCCGGCTGCGGTCAAACTGGCGGTTCTGATCGATCGCGGGCATCGCGCCGTCCCGATTCGGCCAAACTATGTCGGCAAGAATATCCCGACCTCGCGCGGCGAGCGCGTGCAGGTGCGCCTCGCCGCGGCCGGCACGGAGAGCAAATCGCGCGATCGCGTAATGATCTATTCAATCGTCGAACCGCTGAAAGAACCCGAGGCGGCGCATTGA
- the pyrR gene encoding bifunctional pyr operon transcriptional regulator/uracil phosphoribosyltransferase PyrR, whose amino-acid sequence MSAAPNIVLDAAQLGRSLKRIAMEIAERNGGADNIVLVGIVRRGATLAERIADELRANGRREVPVGTLDISSYRDDGKGLPGDPRLIGRDIPFSLDAKRVVLVDDVLYTGRTVRAALDAISDLGRAESVQLAVLVDRGERELPIRADYVGKNIQAPHGQRVYVRLAEIDGADAVVVGNANVK is encoded by the coding sequence ATGAGCGCCGCGCCCAACATCGTACTCGACGCCGCTCAGCTCGGGCGCTCGCTCAAGCGGATCGCGATGGAGATAGCCGAGCGCAACGGCGGCGCGGACAACATCGTGCTGGTCGGAATCGTCCGGCGCGGCGCCACGCTCGCCGAACGGATCGCCGACGAGTTGCGCGCCAACGGCAGGCGCGAGGTCCCCGTCGGTACGCTGGACATCTCTTCCTACCGCGACGACGGCAAGGGCTTGCCCGGCGATCCCCGGCTAATCGGCCGCGACATTCCTTTTTCCCTCGACGCCAAGCGTGTCGTGCTCGTTGACGACGTGCTCTACACCGGGCGAACCGTGCGCGCCGCGCTCGACGCGATCTCCGATCTGGGCCGGGCGGAATCGGTACAGCTCGCCGTTCTGGTCGATCGCGGAGAGCGGGAGCTTCCGATTCGCGCCGACTACGTGGGCAAGAACATCCAAGCCCCGCACGGCCAGCGCGTTTACGTGCGCCTGGCTGAGATCGACGGCGCGGACGCGGTCGTGGTTGGCAACGCAAACGTAAAATGA
- the lepB gene encoding signal peptidase I — MAEPARNIPKAQPQNAGETANRAPAQKSAAREYGEAMFIALVLAIFIRTFFVQAYKIPSGSMEPTLLIGDHILVNKIVYGLRMPDSILGLAVPGLPLGEYVFHLAPVHRGDVVVFVFPPDRSKDFIKRVIGVAGDTIAVKNGVVWLNGSEMPDPHRHWEVAAQDRSPVSPRDNFGPVTVPPGKLFMMGDNRDRSYDSRFWGFVDLNDVEGRAMVIYLPWNEEKADSASILSDIFLCFEYIRWNRLGMLVH, encoded by the coding sequence GTGGCCGAACCAGCGCGCAACATTCCCAAAGCACAGCCGCAAAACGCCGGCGAGACCGCCAATCGCGCGCCCGCGCAGAAGTCCGCCGCCCGCGAGTATGGCGAGGCGATGTTCATCGCGCTCGTGCTCGCGATCTTCATCCGCACGTTCTTCGTGCAGGCGTACAAAATTCCGTCGGGCTCGATGGAACCGACGCTGCTCATAGGCGACCATATACTGGTCAACAAGATTGTTTACGGGCTGCGGATGCCGGACTCGATTTTAGGCCTCGCGGTCCCCGGCCTCCCATTGGGCGAGTACGTTTTTCATCTCGCGCCGGTGCATCGCGGCGACGTCGTGGTGTTCGTCTTTCCGCCCGATCGCAGCAAGGATTTCATCAAGCGCGTGATCGGCGTCGCCGGCGACACGATTGCAGTGAAGAACGGCGTCGTCTGGCTCAACGGTTCCGAGATGCCCGACCCGCACCGGCACTGGGAGGTCGCCGCGCAGGATCGATCGCCCGTCTCGCCGCGCGACAACTTCGGACCCGTAACTGTCCCGCCGGGCAAGCTGTTCATGATGGGCGATAATCGCGATCGCAGCTACGACAGCCGCTTTTGGGGCTTCGTCGATCTCAACGACGTCGAGGGACGCGCCATGGTCATCTATCTGCCGTGGAATGAGGAGAAGGCGGATAGCGCCTCGATCCTGAGTGACATCTTCTTGTGCTTCGAGTACATCAGATGGAATCGACTCGGCATGCTCGTGCACTAG
- the lepA gene encoding translation elongation factor 4, translating into MTEAASIRNFSIIAHIDHGKSTLADRILERTGALTLRESKDQFLDSMDLERERGITIKARSVRLNYTAKDGKVYVLNLIDTPGHVDFAYEVSRSLAACEGALLVVDASQGVEAQTLANVYLALDHGLEIIPVINKIDLPSADVGRTRHQIEEIIGLDASEAILTSAKEGVGIDDVLEAIVARIPAPKATGEDAVRALIFDSWYDVYEGVIGLVRVFGGELRVGMKVRLMGTDKLGEVMRLGHFTPHERPTGALGPGEVGFVVAGIKTVADMRVGDTITDADNPAVAPLPGFKELKPMVFAGLYPTEANQYGALRDAIEKLRLNDASLICEPETSQALGFGFRAGFLGLLHMEIAQERLEREFGINLIVTAPTVAYQVRTVSGGLMTVDNPAHLPDENTIEAIEEPFILTSIHMPEEYLGAVMKLCEDRRGIQRDLRFLGEKRVILHYELPLAEIVFDFYDRLKSVSRGYASLDYEFLDFRAGPLVKLDIRINGEVVDALSIIVHRDKSYERGRALCEKMRELIPRQMFEVAIQAGIGSKIIARESVKALRKNVTAKCYGGDITRKRKLLEKQKEGKKRMKQVGRVEIPQEAFLALLKVGE; encoded by the coding sequence ATGACCGAAGCCGCCTCGATTCGCAATTTTTCGATCATCGCGCATATCGATCACGGCAAGTCCACGCTGGCCGATCGAATCCTCGAGCGCACCGGCGCGCTCACGCTGCGCGAGTCGAAGGATCAGTTTCTGGACTCGATGGACCTCGAGCGCGAGCGCGGAATCACGATCAAGGCGCGCTCGGTGCGGCTGAATTACACGGCCAAAGATGGAAAGGTCTACGTGCTGAACTTGATCGATACGCCCGGTCACGTCGATTTCGCCTACGAAGTTTCGCGCAGCCTGGCCGCGTGTGAGGGCGCGCTGCTGGTGGTCGATGCGAGCCAGGGCGTCGAGGCACAAACGCTCGCCAACGTTTATCTCGCGCTCGATCACGGGCTCGAAATTATTCCGGTGATCAATAAAATCGATCTGCCCAGCGCGGATGTCGGGCGCACCAGGCATCAAATCGAAGAAATCATCGGGCTCGATGCCTCCGAGGCGATTCTTACCAGCGCCAAGGAGGGCGTGGGCATCGACGATGTCCTCGAAGCGATCGTCGCGCGAATCCCCGCGCCCAAAGCCACCGGCGAGGACGCCGTCCGCGCGCTCATCTTCGACAGTTGGTACGACGTGTACGAGGGCGTGATCGGATTGGTCCGCGTCTTCGGCGGCGAACTCCGCGTCGGGATGAAAGTTCGGCTGATGGGCACCGACAAGCTGGGCGAAGTGATGCGCCTAGGGCATTTCACGCCGCACGAACGGCCCACCGGTGCGCTCGGTCCGGGCGAGGTCGGCTTTGTCGTGGCGGGAATCAAAACCGTCGCGGACATGCGGGTGGGCGACACGATTACCGATGCGGACAATCCCGCGGTGGCGCCGCTGCCGGGCTTCAAGGAATTGAAGCCGATGGTGTTCGCGGGCCTGTATCCGACCGAGGCGAATCAGTACGGCGCGCTGCGCGACGCGATCGAAAAGCTGCGGCTCAACGATGCGAGCCTCATCTGCGAGCCCGAGACCTCGCAGGCGCTCGGCTTCGGTTTTCGCGCCGGATTCCTGGGCTTGCTGCACATGGAAATCGCGCAGGAGCGCCTCGAACGCGAATTCGGAATCAACCTGATCGTGACCGCGCCCACCGTCGCCTACCAGGTGCGCACTGTTTCGGGCGGGCTGATGACGGTGGACAATCCCGCGCATCTGCCCGATGAGAACACGATCGAGGCGATCGAGGAGCCGTTCATTCTCACTTCTATCCACATGCCCGAGGAGTACCTCGGCGCGGTGATGAAGCTGTGCGAAGACCGGCGCGGCATCCAGCGCGATCTGCGTTTCCTGGGTGAAAAGCGCGTGATCCTGCACTACGAATTGCCGCTCGCCGAGATCGTCTTCGATTTTTACGATCGGCTGAAATCGGTGAGCCGCGGATACGCGTCGTTGGACTACGAGTTTCTGGACTTTCGTGCCGGGCCTCTGGTTAAATTGGACATTCGAATTAATGGCGAGGTGGTGGACGCGCTTTCAATTATCGTGCATCGCGACAAGTCCTACGAAAGGGGCCGGGCGTTGTGCGAAAAGATGCGCGAGCTGATTCCGCGCCAGATGTTCGAAGTCGCGATTCAAGCCGGGATCGGCTCCAAGATTATCGCGCGGGAATCCGTGAAGGCGCTGCGCAAGAACGTCACCGCCAAGTGCTACGGCGGCGATATCACGCGAAAACGAAAGCTGCTCGAGAAGCAAAAGGAAGGCAAGAAGCGGATGAAGCAGGTGGGGCGGGTCGAGATTCCACAAGAGGCTTTCCTGGCCCTGCTCAAGGTCGGGGAGTAG
- a CDS encoding NAD-dependent epimerase/dehydratase family protein: MRILVTGGAGFIGSHTVDALVASGAGEVSVLDDLSTGKRSQVNAKATLYQTDLRDAAAVASVVEQARPEIIFHLAAQMDVRRSVADPAFDAQVNLVGFLNLIESARRHGLRRVIFSSTGGAIYGEQDEFPCTEEHPRRPVSPYGVAKLATEAYLFFYKVEYGIDYLALRFGNVYGPRQDPHGEAGVVAIFCGRILDGKPVTIYGDGTQTRDYVYVGDVVRAVVAAAKSSASGIALNIGTGVETNVNDLYSTLAGIADFPTRAEHAAARPGEQKRSVISPARAGRELGWRPEKKLADGLEETFKYFKQQRARSS; the protein is encoded by the coding sequence ATGAGAATTCTGGTGACCGGCGGCGCCGGCTTTATCGGCTCGCACACGGTGGATGCGCTGGTCGCGTCCGGCGCCGGCGAAGTGTCGGTGCTGGACGATCTTTCCACCGGCAAGCGCAGCCAGGTGAACGCGAAAGCCACGCTCTATCAAACCGATCTGCGCGACGCCGCGGCGGTTGCGTCCGTCGTCGAGCAGGCGCGCCCCGAGATTATTTTCCATCTGGCGGCGCAGATGGACGTGCGGCGTTCGGTCGCCGATCCTGCGTTCGACGCGCAAGTGAACCTGGTCGGATTTCTCAACCTGATCGAATCGGCACGCCGCCACGGCTTGAGGCGCGTGATCTTTTCTTCGACTGGCGGCGCGATTTACGGCGAGCAGGACGAATTCCCGTGCACCGAGGAGCATCCGCGCCGCCCGGTAAGTCCCTACGGCGTCGCCAAGCTGGCGACCGAAGCCTATCTGTTCTTTTACAAGGTCGAGTACGGAATCGACTACCTGGCGCTGCGATTCGGCAACGTTTACGGGCCGCGCCAGGATCCGCACGGCGAAGCCGGCGTAGTTGCGATCTTCTGCGGACGAATCCTCGACGGCAAGCCCGTGACGATTTACGGCGACGGCACGCAGACCCGCGACTACGTTTACGTCGGCGACGTGGTGCGGGCCGTGGTCGCGGCTGCGAAATCGAGCGCGTCGGGAATCGCGCTCAACATCGGCACCGGGGTCGAGACCAACGTGAACGATCTTTATTCCACGCTCGCAGGCATCGCCGATTTCCCGACCCGGGCGGAGCATGCGGCGGCGCGTCCCGGCGAACAAAAGCGCTCCGTCATATCGCCGGCGCGCGCCGGGCGGGAGCTTGGCTGGCGTCCCGAAAAGAAGCTGGCGGATGGACTCGAAGAGACGTTCAAATATTTCAAGCAGCAGCGGGCCCGCTCGAGTTGA
- a CDS encoding UDP-glucose/GDP-mannose dehydrogenase family protein — translation MNIAVVGSGYVGLVSGTCYAESGNEVFCVDIDQQRIAELCEGRIPIYEPGLEELVRRNLKEGRLHFTTDIAKAVKQSMVSYIAVGTPMSASGAADLSAIFQAAEDIAKAITGYHIVAIKSTVPVGTNDRVREIVGRFAKHRADVCSVPEFLKEGSAIEDFMRPDRVVIGSLSEQATAILKEIHNPFVRTDNPILVMDPRSAELTKYASNAMLAMRISFINEMANLCDAVGADINAVRRGLGSDKRIGPSFLFPGVGYGGSCFPKDVQAMIHIGSEHNLDFALLRAAEAVNSRQKRLIPARVKQHFGQNLSGRAFAIWGLAFKPRTDDMREAPALVVIEELLQAGAKCRVHDPEALENARKIFGDRVTYHKTNYEALTGADALLILTEWNEFRHPNFQRIKAELKQPVIFDGRNLYDPELMKALELRYYSVGRHPV, via the coding sequence ATGAACATCGCAGTCGTGGGGAGCGGATATGTCGGACTGGTGAGCGGCACCTGCTATGCGGAAAGCGGCAACGAAGTATTCTGCGTTGACATCGACCAGCAGCGAATCGCCGAGCTTTGCGAGGGCAGGATTCCGATCTATGAGCCGGGGCTCGAAGAGCTGGTGCGCCGCAATTTGAAGGAGGGCCGGCTTCATTTCACCACCGACATCGCCAAAGCAGTCAAGCAATCGATGGTCTCGTATATTGCGGTCGGCACTCCGATGAGCGCGTCGGGCGCGGCGGATTTGAGCGCGATCTTCCAGGCGGCCGAGGATATCGCAAAAGCGATCACCGGCTATCACATCGTGGCGATCAAGAGCACCGTTCCGGTTGGCACCAACGACCGGGTGCGGGAAATCGTCGGCCGCTTCGCCAAACATCGCGCTGACGTGTGCTCGGTCCCGGAGTTTCTCAAGGAAGGCTCCGCGATAGAAGATTTCATGCGGCCGGACCGGGTCGTGATCGGAAGCCTGAGCGAGCAAGCGACGGCTATCCTCAAGGAAATTCACAACCCCTTCGTGCGCACCGACAATCCGATCCTCGTAATGGATCCGCGCTCGGCGGAGCTGACCAAGTATGCGTCCAACGCGATGCTTGCGATGCGCATCTCGTTCATCAACGAGATGGCGAATCTGTGCGACGCCGTGGGCGCCGACATCAATGCCGTCCGCCGCGGACTCGGCTCCGACAAACGCATCGGCCCGTCGTTCCTGTTTCCCGGTGTCGGTTATGGCGGTTCATGCTTTCCCAAGGACGTGCAGGCGATGATTCATATCGGCAGCGAGCACAACCTTGACTTCGCACTTTTGCGCGCGGCGGAAGCGGTGAATTCCCGGCAGAAGCGGCTGATTCCCGCGCGCGTGAAGCAGCATTTCGGACAAAACCTGAGCGGCCGGGCGTTTGCGATTTGGGGGCTTGCCTTCAAGCCGCGCACCGACGACATGCGTGAAGCGCCGGCGCTGGTGGTGATCGAGGAACTGCTGCAGGCGGGTGCGAAATGCCGGGTGCACGACCCCGAAGCGCTGGAAAATGCGCGCAAGATTTTTGGCGATCGCGTCACCTACCACAAGACCAACTACGAGGCGCTCACCGGCGCCGACGCGCTGCTGATTCTGACCGAGTGGAACGAGTTCCGGCATCCCAACTTTCAGCGCATCAAGGCCGAACTCAAACAGCCGGTGATATTCGACGGCCGGAACCTGTATGATCCAGAACTGATGAAGGCGCTCGAGCTGCGGTACTACTCGGTCGGACGCCACCCGGTTTAG
- a CDS encoding glycosyltransferase family 2 protein, protein MDYSVVIPLYNERDNLAPLHAELSRVMQTLGRAYELVFVDDGSIDGSIEVLREIKSADKQVRVISLARNSGQTAALACGFAHATGDVIIAIDGDGQNDPADIPRLLAKLDQGYDLASGWRTERWQAERFTRRLPSMAANSLISAMTGVKLHDYGCTFKAYRRELARSLQLYGEMHRFVPAIAAEQGARIAEVEVGFRPRRAGTSKYGLWRIVRTLLDLITVKFLSGYSTAPIQVFGLIGIVLGGLGGLWTFILVLEKILLGRELGNRPALLLAVLLVVVGVQFVSIGLLGEMLARTYHESQGKPIYVIKEEF, encoded by the coding sequence GGATAACCTCGCCCCGCTGCATGCAGAGTTGAGCCGCGTGATGCAGACGCTCGGACGCGCCTACGAACTCGTGTTCGTGGACGACGGCAGCATCGACGGGAGCATCGAGGTGCTGCGTGAGATTAAGTCGGCGGACAAACAGGTGCGCGTGATCTCGCTGGCGCGCAACTCCGGACAGACGGCGGCGCTGGCCTGCGGCTTTGCGCACGCTACCGGCGACGTAATAATCGCGATCGACGGTGACGGACAAAACGATCCTGCCGACATCCCGCGGCTGCTGGCCAAGCTCGATCAAGGCTACGATTTGGCCAGCGGCTGGCGCACTGAGCGGTGGCAAGCGGAACGGTTTACGCGCCGGCTGCCTTCAATGGCGGCAAATTCGCTGATTTCGGCGATGACCGGCGTCAAGCTTCACGACTACGGCTGCACCTTCAAGGCCTACCGGCGGGAACTCGCGCGCAGTCTGCAGCTCTACGGCGAGATGCATCGATTTGTCCCGGCGATCGCGGCGGAGCAGGGTGCGCGAATCGCAGAAGTCGAAGTCGGATTTCGGCCGCGCCGCGCGGGCACCTCAAAGTATGGACTGTGGCGCATCGTGCGCACGTTGCTCGACCTAATCACCGTCAAATTTCTCTCGGGTTATTCCACCGCGCCGATACAAGTGTTCGGCCTGATCGGAATAGTGCTGGGCGGACTCGGCGGTCTATGGACCTTCATCCTGGTGCTGGAGAAGATACTACTGGGGCGCGAACTGGGTAATCGGCCGGCGCTGCTATTGGCAGTGTTGTTGGTAGTCGTCGGAGTGCAGTTTGTGAGTATCGGACTGCTGGGCGAGATGCTCGCGCGGACCTATCACGAATCGCAGGGGAAGCCGATCTACGTAATCAAGGAAGAATTCTAG